One window of the Eucalyptus grandis isolate ANBG69807.140 chromosome 8, ASM1654582v1, whole genome shotgun sequence genome contains the following:
- the LOC104415775 gene encoding linamarin synthase 1-like, with protein MPRKKVVKKVAAAKVKKKPVKKSKSVKLLVRTSGDGILDDDLFVYRKWFDLADLNQLQVPSPGVRFLDLCPGRDLGDGFVIPRIKKIPYTCTRRVRPLPAQAHINPMMQLAKLLHARGVFVTFVNTEFNHRRLLRSKGPDLLQDLENFRFETIPDGLPPSDRNAMQDPPALCDSTRKNCLGPFKKLLARIKSDEVFPPVTCVISDGATGFASEAARELGVQEVQFWTASACGFMGYLQYRELVKRGIVPFEDEDFLSNGTLDDPIDWIPSMRNIRLRDIPSFIWTTDLNDIMFNFLGEEAQHCLKSSAIVLNTFNELKHEVLKKIAADISPRIYCTGPLSLLLQDIPSTSVKSFRSSLWKEDYSSLEWLDQREAESVVYVNYGSITVMTEEHLKEFAWGLANSKHPFFWVIRPDVVKGDSAILPPEFLEEVKDRGFLTSWCPQDQVLNHGSVGVFLTHCGWNSTLEGICGGVPLICWPFFAEQQTNCRYACTEWGIGMEVNQDVRREEIETLVREVMEGVGGKKMKENAKKWKERAAEATGCGGSSYNDFDGFIKEVIHSKD; from the exons ATGCCCAGGAAGAAAGTTGTGAAGAAGGTTGCCGCCGCGAAGGTGAAGAAGAAACCggtgaagaagtcgaagagcgTGAAGCTGCTGGTGAGGACTTCAGGGGACGGGATTTTAGACGATGATTTGTTTGTGTATAGAAAATGGTTTG ATTTGGCAGACTTAAATCAGTTGCAAGTTCCATCACCCGGCGTACGCTTTCTGGATCTTTGCCCTGGGAGAGACCTGGGTGATGGGTTCGTCATcccaagaatcaagaaaatcccATACACATGCACACGCCGTGTGCGTCCCCTTCCGGCCCAAGCCCACATCAACCCCATGATGCAGCTCGCCAAGCTCCTTCATGCTCGCGGCGTCTTCGTCACGTTCGTCAACACCGAGTTCAAtcaccgccgcctcctccggTCTAAGGGACCTGATTTGCTCCAAGACCTCGAAAACTTCCGCTTCGAGACAATCCCGGATGGCCTCCCGCCGTCGGACCGCAATGCAATGCAGGATCCCCCGGCCCTCTGCGACTCGACCCGGAAGAACTGTTTGGGCCCTTTCAAGAAATTGCTTGCCAGGATCAAGAGTGACGAGGTTTTTCCGCCTGTGACTTGTGTGATATCAGATGGGGCGACGGGCTTCGCCAGTGAAGCTGCGAGGGAGCTTGGAGTCCAAGAGGTTCAGTTCTGGACTGCCTCGGCTTGTGGGTTCATGGGTTATTTGCAGTACAGAGAGCTTGTTAAAAGAGGGATCGTTCCATTCGAAG ATGAAGACTTCCTGAGCAATGGGACGCTCGATGATCCCATCGACTGGATACCCAGCATGAGAAACATCCGACTCCGGGACATCCCGAGCTTCATATGGACCACAGACCTGAACGACATCATGTTCAACTTCTTAGGAGAAGAAGCACAACACTGCCTGAAATCATCTGCTATCGTGTTGAACACCTTCAATGAGCTTAAACATGAAGTACTGAAGAAAATT GCCG CAGATATTTCCCCTCGAATTTACTGTACCGGGCCCCTTTCCTTGCTCCTCCAGGATATTCCCTCGACCTCAGTCAAGTCTTTCAGGTCCAGTCTGTGGAAGGAAGACTACAGCTCCCTCGAATGGCTTGATCAGAGAGAAGCCGAGTCGGTTGTGTATGTGAACTATGGAAGTATCACTGTCATGACTGAGGAACATCTGAAGGAGTTTGCTTGGGGCCTTGCAAATAGCAAGCACCCATTTTTCTGGGTGATTAGGCCTGATGTTGTGAAGGGTGATTCTGCAATCCTACCACCGGAGTTCCTGGAGGAAGTGAAAGACAGAGGGTTCTTGACGAGTTGGTGTCCACAGGATCAAGTCCTGAATCACGGATCAGTCGGCGTTTTCCTAACGCACTGCGGGTGGAATTCTACCTTGGAAGGTATCTGCGGAGGTGTTCCTCTCATTTGCTGGCCATTCTTCGCGGAGCAACAGACAAACTGTCGGTACGCATGTACTGAATGGGGGATTGGCATGGAAGTGAACCAGGATGTGAGACGTGAGGAAATAGAAACTCTTGTTCGGGAAGTGATGGAAGGGGTCGGCggtaagaagatgaaggagaatgCTAAGAAGTGGAAGGAGAGAGCTGCGGAGGCCACTGGTTGTGGAGGGTCATCGTACAATGACTTTGACGGATTCATTAAGGAGGTTATCCATTCGAAGGATTAG